The region GGACACGATCCGAATGCCCCTTGAGCATCGACAGCTCCTTCCCGGTGGCCGCATCCCAGAGGCGAACGCTCCCGTCCAGACACGCCCCGGCGATGGACTTGGCATCCGGGGAGAAGGCGACTCCCCAGACACCTCCGAAGTCGCCCGCAACGGACCAGAGTTCTTTTCCATTCGCCGCGTTCCAGGCCTTGACCTCGCCACGTTTCTCGGCATCACCCCAGTCTCCGCCGGCGCTGACCAGCGTCTTGCTGTCTGGAGAAAACGCTACCGCGATGGCCGTCTGCTTGTGCCCTTTGAGCTTGATCCGCGGCTTGCCATCCAGGTTGCGGAGGATGATCAAGGTGTCATCGGACGCTGTAGCAAGGGTTCTGCCGTCCGGCGAGTACACAACACCGCTCACCGCTCCGGTATGGTCATTGATTATCGCCCGCTTCTGACCCTTCGCAAGATTCCATAGGATCACCGTCTTGTCCCGGCTTGCCGTAGCCAGGGTCTTTCCGTCGGGGGAGTACGCCACGAATAACACTCCTGCGGTGTGCCCTTCGAGAATCTTTTGGGACTTCCCGGCCAGCCAATCCCAGATACGAACAGTGCCGTCCTCACTGGACGATGCTAGAGTCTTGCCGTCCGGCGAGAACGCCGACATGACGGTACAGGCTGAGTGACCTTCGAGGCGGCGGACCTCGATTGCACTGTCCTCCCCGCCCTGCGATGCGACACTGCTTGTCTTGAACTTCTCATATTCCTGCTGGATTGTCTTCGCCGACGCGCGTTGATCCGCCATTGTGTGCTCTTTAATGGCTGTTTCATACGCGGCTTCCAACTTGGACTTGGCTTTGCGCAAGTCGCTCTCATAGTTCTTCGTCAGGAGCAGGAGCGGGAGCAACTTCGGCAACTCGGCATTTTCCTCGAAAGCCTTCGTTTCGGCCTCAATTTTCTCCAACAGGCTCAGATCGCCTGACTTCTGCGCGGCCTTTGCTTTCTTCTTCAGTTCCTCTAACAGCCCGCCACGAAGCTTCTCGATAGTCTTCTCAAATTCCGATTTCGACGCCGCGAGTTTCTTCTCGACAGCCTCTTCGTCTGCGGCCGCCATCCCACAGATGAAGAGGCTACACATGGCAACCAAAACCGATGGACGACACATCACTAACTCCTCCGAGATGCTTTTTGCGGCCGAACGCCCGAGCTCAGCAACCCCGCCACGGCCGACTTCATACCTATGGAACTGTCGTGCGGCCCCGCCTCCTCAGCGCGAAACTCACAAAATCCCTTCGTCAAAGCTTACCAGAGCGGTTGCACTGTCGCCACTGCCGGAGCAGCTTTTGGCACTCGTTCTGTTGGTGCGGAATCCGAGGTGGTCGCCCAGGCAGGTCACGCCTTCTCCCCGGTAGCACGCCTGCATCCCGAGCAGCGAGACTGAAGCAGCACCCCAGCTTCCGGGTCTGCTCAAACGAATGGCGGGAACGAATCCTGGCCCCGAATCTAAGCGAGCAGACGATGAGTGACACCATCTCGGCGGGGTCACTTCTTCTCCGTCAGGTTCGGCACGAGCTTCGGGTCGTACTTAGCCCCCTTCGCCACCTGGATCATCGTGATCCGCACCTTGGTCGGGAAGAATTTTTCCGGGTCGGGCCTCTTGTGAGCGTGGCCTGCGCCCCCGCTGTCGTCCTTAATTACCAAGTGTATCTCCTTGATCCCCTCCTCCCACACGATGCTGTCATTCTGCCAGAACTCAGTCATCTTGGCGTCCCGGTCGTACACCCCCTTCTCCTTGTAGACCTGGGTTCCCGTGCAACCGTACCCGTTCTTCTGCCCCTTGTTCGGGATGTAGCACAGGGTCCAGGTGGTGGGCGCGCCGCCGTCCGGCTTCTCGATCACCTCAAGCCGGATGTGGACGGTGCCGTTCCGGTAGTCGATCGGCTTGGTCCAGTCCTTCGGGCGTTCGGCATTGAGCATCTTGTCCCGCACGTAGTAGTGCGACTTGCTGGGCTTGGAGTTGTCTGCGTCCTCCTTGGTGTAGGTGAACGTGGCGTCGAATAACACGAATTGCTGCGCGGAGGCCGCCGGGTTGGCCAGCAGCAGGCCTGCCAAGATGAAAGCGGAACGGTTCAGTCGCCGGATGTCGGTCATGGTTGCCCTCTGAATGGTTGTTGGCTTGTTGCCCTGCGGACAGCTTCTGCCGCCAAGCGATATGCTACCGACGCCGCACCCCCGAGGCTCGGACCTGACGATCTGCGGAGCAACTTGCAATGTTTGTTCCGTCACCTCTCCTTTCTCCACCAACCCCACAGTGCCGAAACGACACGCTGAACGCAGCAGCCCACCCGGTCAACCTGCCAGACCGGCTTTCCTAAAGGAAGCCTTCCGGTCTTCGGTTGCCCGGCCAGGCACCCAGCCGGTTCGGGCGCAATGTCATCGGCTCCACGGTGGGGCCGAACAACAGAAGGAGAAAGACAATGACCAACTCACCCGCTCACAAAATCCGCATCGGCAACGTCTCGGCGATCATCTGGCGTAACCCCAGCGAGAAAGGTGCCTGGTACAGCCTGCAAATCACCCGCAGTTACAAAAACGGTGATGACGAATGGCGGAACACCGACGCTCTCGGTTTTGAAGACGCTCTGACCGCGGCGAAGCTTTTGGACCTCGCTCATACCTGGATTACGCATCAGCTCGAAGCTGACCGGAAGGGCCGGAAAGAGGTCCAGGCGGCTTAGCGGATCAACCGGGCGGTTCGTTTCGGCGAATCGTCCGGTTATCAAACCATTTGACAATCGGACACGACCGCGCTACGGTGCGGCTCAACAGAAAGGAATCTTATGACCGAAACTCGCGAGATCACCCACTTCCACCTATTCTGCGGCCTCGGTGGTGGAGCAAAAGGCTTCAACAAAGGACAGGCCCGTGTCGGAAACGTGCAGGCCAAGTTCCGCTGCCTCGGAGGGATTGACTCAGATCCGGCTGCGATCGCCGACTTCAACCGATTGGCCGGAACATCCGGTACGGTCCTCGACCTCTTCTCCCGCGAGCAGTACGTCGCGTTTCACGGGAAGGAGCCACCGGCCGAGTGGCGCGAAGCCACATCCGACGACATCCACCGCGCCGCGGGCAACGAACGGCCGCACATCGTGTTCCTGTCGGCTCCCTGCAAAGGCTTCTCGGGCTTGCTTTCCGAGACCAGGAGCAAGACAGGCAAGTATCAGGCGTTAAACGGGCTCACGCTCCGGGGTATCTGGCTGATGCTGGAGGCCTGGAAAGACGACCCGGTCGAACTCCTGGTCTTCGAGAACGTCCCCCGCATCGCCTCTCGGGGGCGTCAGTTGCTCGACCGGATCAATGCTTTACTACGTCACTACGGCTACGCGGTCGCCGAAACGACTCACGATTGCGGGGAACTGGGAGGATTGGCCCAGAGCCGGAAGCGGTTCCTGCTCGTCGCGCGGCACCAGGAGAAAGTCCCACCCTTCCTCTACGAACCCGAGAAACGGTCACTTCGCGCCGTCGGCGACATCCTCGGACGGATGCCTCTTCCGGGTGAAGGGCGTGGTGGACCGATGCACCGCGTTCCCTCTCTCCAGTGGAAGACTTGGGTGCGATTGGCGTTCGTGGAAGCTGGCTCCGACTGGCGAAGTCTGAATCGGTTAAAGGTTGTGGATGGGAAACTCGCTGACTATTTGATCGTGCCGGAATATCGAACCGGGTTCCTTGGAGTACGAAGCTGGGACGAGACTTGCGGCACCGTGCAGGGCCAGAGCCTGCCGACTAACGGGGCGTTTTCGGTTGCTGACCCCCGCATTGACGGCGTGCGTCACAACAACATCTTCCGGGTTACCGGATGGGATGAAGCTTCCCAAGCTATCACCGCAGGAACAGGACCGACGGCCGGCGGATTGGCGGTTGCCGACCCCCGCACCACGGACGGCGACGAGGTACGTTTCAAGAACAGCTATAAGGTCATCCGCTGGGAAGACCCGTCCCGGACGATCACCAGTGGGCACAGCCCCTCGAACGGCGGGTATGCCGTTGCTGATCCGCGTTCTCCGGGGACATCGTGGGGAACCAAATATCACGTAGCGGGATGGGGCACTTCGACAGGAACTGTCATCAGCAGTGACGATCACGGGGCTTATGCCGTCGCCGATCCGAGGACGGGATTTGCCGACAGCACTCACCATAACGTGCTGAGAGTTACCCCGTGGGACGAGCATGCACGGACCGTAACGGGATCCAACCATCCATCCGGTGGGGCTCTGACGGTCGCCGATCCTCGTTGCGGCCTCGATCGTGGAAAGGGCGACCATTACGTGACGGGTGGTCATTATGGCGTCGTCCCTTGGGAGGCTTCTTCCGGAGCAGTTTCCGGTTCGGCAGGCCACGACAACGGCCGCTGGTCGGTGGCCGATCCCCGTCTTCCCGACGCGGCAGACCGGTTGGTTGTGAGAATTCGTTCTCTCGACGGGACATGGCACCGGCCGTTCACCACGATGGAGCTCGCGGCACTCCAGTCCCTGATCGATCCCGAGGAAGTTCTCGAACTCGACGGGCTGTCGGATGGATCGTGGCGGGAACGTATTGGAAACGCTGTCCCGCCGGAAGCCGCTGCGGCGATCGCCGGGGTGATGGGGACAACTCTCTTGCTCGCCTGGTCAGGACAGACGTTCGTACTGAGCAGCACCCCGATCTGGGTCAGGCCCGTGGCAGTGGCGTTGTCGGTGCAGCAGGCGGAGGTGCCCGCATGACTCCTGCCGTGTTCCGCTCCCTCGCCGCCCAGCTCGCCGGCCCCCGCTGGAAGACGAAGCTCGGCCCGATGATCGGCAAATGCCGCACCCAGGTCTGGGAGTACGCCAGCGGGGAGCGGAAGGTTCCGGAGACGGTCGAGAAGCTGATGAAGCTGCTCAGCCAGTCACCTGACTCAACCCACCAACAAAGGAAGGAAGAACCATGACAAACGAGACGAAACCGACTCCCGGGCCGTGGGCCGTATCGAGCCATGCGATGTCGGCGGTATTTGCCGGCAAGAGACTTGTGGCATCATGTGGAGGTTATTCTTCGAGTGAGCAACTAGAGACTGTGCAGGCTGAAAATGACGCCAACGCCCGCCTCATCGCCGCGGCGCCTGAACTACTGGAGGCGTTGGAGCAATCGCAGCGAGAGATTGAGCAATTGCTACAGAAGAAATACGGCGACGGTATTTGCTTCGAGGATTGCCAAACCTGGGTGAACAACCGCGGCGTCATCGCGAAGGCCCGAGATGAGAACGCGGAGCTGGCTGTATGACGCGGTTCTTTTATTCTGATCCCCTCGCGGCTGCGTGGCAGTCAAAGCACCACGGGATGGCCTTCAAGTTTTGGAAATGGAACAATCTTTCGTTCCAGTTTCTTCCCAACGATCGATCGAAAGCCCCTGACGATTCTCGACTCTACATTCACCCCGATAGCCTACCGTTGCTGGAACCGCAGGATGGCGATTTCGTAATCGGGCTGGTCACTTACCCCGGTAAGGGTTCGGATAGCATCTGCGGAATCGTCAGCGTTTCGCAGGGGTGCAAGCCCCATGTGCGGTGGGTCGATTCGGATTACTCGCATGAGTACCGCGGAGAGCCGATCATCCAACGAGGAGGGATCGCCTTCATGTGGCCGGAGTCCGAGTGACCGTGGCGATCAGAACGACCGTTCAGGTTTCGTGGGCTTACCCGAGACTGCTTTCCGGATCGCGCTTTTCTTCCTGGACTTCTTCCGGCTTCGCTCTTCGCACGGCTTCTCGTAGTACTCGTGGGCTCGGATTTCTTTCTTCATGCCGCTTCGCTCGATCAGTTTCTTGAACCGGCGGAGGGCCGCGCCGATGGGTTCTCGGTCGTGAACGCGCATTCGTAATCCCATTTCATTCTCCGGTAGGTCTTTGCAGGAGGGGGAGTATATGGCCACAACGGGATAGCGGCATCTCGGGATGGGATTCGTCAGTAAGATCATGGCGTTACCCATTCGGGGTCGCCAACCCCACCAAGGGCAAGAAGACCGGCCAGCGAGAGACCGCCGAAGTCGAAGGGCTATCGTCCTGGGCGAAAAACACTAGAACGTCGGCAGGGTAAAAGGAAGGGCGGAGGTTAAATCATCCAACGATAGGAAGAAGTAAGACGAGTGAACGAAACCCGGACGCGACGACGCATTAGAATGATCGGATCTGCTGGAAGTCTTCCAACTGGTGTGAACGAAAAACCTTGTCATCGGTCATGGCAGGAAACAATGAAGATTCAATTCAACGACGCCGCGTTTTCGTTCCAACTCCTGCGCGTCCTCGGCAGTGCAGCGTCTCGCCAGGCGGATGTCGGCGAGGCGCTGGCCACCGCGCAGCGCATCCGCGAGGGCGATTTCGAGAGTTGGGCAACGGAGTGGTCGCGAACGGCGGCTCGGGTCGAGGCGATCGCCGAGACCTGCGTGAAGGCGGGTCGTCGTGTGAGCGCCGGAGAGGCCTACCTGCGGGCCACGAACTACTTCCGGGCTGCCGAGTTCTTCCTGCACGGCACCCCTTCAGATCCGCGCGTCCAGGAGTTGTCCGGTCGGAGCGGGTGGTGCTTCCGCGAGGGTCTCCGCCTGTGCGAAATTCCACATCAGTTCGTGGATATCCCTTACGAAGGGACGACGCTGCCGGGCATCTTCTACCCGGCGAGCGGCGACCGCCGCCCTACCCTCATCGCGCAGACCGGGTTCGACGGCACCATCGACGGCCTGATGCACTGGGCGCTGGCCGCAACCCGCCGCGGCTGGCACTGCCTCACGTTCGAGGGCCCCGGCCAGGGGCGGGTAATCCGCACTCAGAATCTGCCATTCCGACCCGACTGGGAACACGTCATCTCGCCCGTGGTTGACGCGCTCGTCGCCCGGCCGGATGTTGATGCGAGTCGCGTGGTATTGCTGGGCGTCAGCTTCGGCGGGTACTTGGCACCGCGGGCCGCGGCGTTCGAGAAGCGGCTGGCGGCCTGCATCGCGAACGGTGGGGTACTCGACTTTAGCGGGTCACGCCTACCACCGGGGATGACGCGAGAGCAATTTGCCACGGCCGTTCGCGAACACCCCGACCGCGTGAACACTGGCATGAGGAAACTGGCCGAGTCGAACACCGCCGCACGGTGGAGCCAGGAGAACGGCATGTACACGTTCCACGCCTCCAGCCCGGCCAACTGGGTCGGGAAACTGCTCGACTACGACCTCACGCCGGTGGTCGAGCAGATCACCTGCCCGATGCTCGTCATCGACGTCGAGCACGAGGATAACTTCCCCGGCGAGGCCCGGAAACTCTACGACGCTTTGTCATGTCCGAAAACGTGGTTGTTCTTCAGCGAGGAGGAAGGGGCAGGCGATCACTGTCAGACCGGATCACCGACGCTCGCGCAACAACGAATCTTCGACTGGATCGAGGAGACGGTTGATTCTTGATCGCTGGGAAGAGAAATTCCGGGGGGCAGCGCGATTTCGTGACGCGCCAGCCGATATCGTGACTTGCACGAAGTTCGAGCTCGACCAGTGACCGACCGGGTATAGGGCAAATGCATGAGAGTTAGAAATCGGTAAAGGCTTAAAACCGCGCTCCCGTAGGAATCGTACGTGCAACTCGGTCACATAGATGATGCCCGAAATGCCAGAACTTGGATTACTCGTTCTGAGCCAGGAAGACGGTCGAGGAAGGGGACGAGAAGTTCGCGGTGACGAAGTACCGGTGTAGGGCTTGCTCGAACGAGTGGCGGGAGCGAATTCCGGCGCCACCGAAACCGCCTAACGTGGAAGAGGCGGCTTGAGACTACGCGACTCGCATCTCTGCCAGTGATGCGTGGGCATCTCCTCCTGAAATGTCCGGGGTAACGACGAGTTCTAACTCGATGACCCCGGGCAGGTCCACCCGGTAGTCCTCCAACTCTTCCGTCGACCCTTCGGCGCTGAAGTTCCATTGCTGCCGAACGATCTCCCGGGGTTCTGACGCAGTATTCACCCACCGGAGGACGAATCCTTGCGTCCGAGTGTGGGCATCTGCCAAGAACCGCAGGCGGATACGGCGGATATGTTGGGGGCCGTCGAATACCAGACGGATGGTCTGTGGCCCGGGACGGGAGGCTCGCCAGCCTGTACCCGGGAGGAGTGCCGCTTCGACAGGGTGTTCCGGTTCCTCCGAACTGACCTCAACCCTCGCCACGCTATCCGGGTTCATCCACACGTCGGTCGGGACTGGCCGGTTAGTACCACTTGCTGCGATAATCCTCTTCCGCATGGCATTCTCCGGGAACCGTGGACGTGCCCGGGCGACTTCCTCGTCATACCCGCTCGGGGGCATGTGCGGGGGGCGTTCCGTGAGTCCAACGCTGCTCAAGGGCGATGGAAATCGGGGGGGCAGCATACAGTCCTGAGGCGTTAAAACGGGGCCCTGCGGGAGGGGCTAAAGTCGGGTTTCGGAGCTCGAAAACCGAGGTAAGGCAGGGAAGGCAGAATTAAGATGGTTACCCCACAGGCGTCTCCCCTTGACGGCGGTCAAGGGCTTTTGCCAGGGGCAAATGGCCCACATTTTCTCCGAGAAAATCCTATGTCGGCGGGGTCATCCAAGACTCGCCCTTGACGATCTTTCTGACTTGCTCTTCGTCGAGGGAATAGATCCAAGACAGGTCTTCGATGGAGTGTCGCCCACGGCAATAAAGCACGCGGATGGTAGTCGCGTTTGCCCAGTTGATCCGCCTGCCGTGCGGAGTAAATCGCCCCTTCTTTACCATATCCTGCATATTGTCAAAGCCAGTCCCGAGGAACAGGTGGGCCGGATTAACACAATTTCTCTGATCGCATTTATGGCAGACTTGCATGCCCGCAGGAATTGGCCCGACGAGTCGCTCGTATGCGAATCGGTGAGCCCGCACCTTGGTGTACTTTCCGATGCCCATGATGCCGTACCCCTTCGGGTGCCGGTAGCAAGCCCACTCCCAGCATCCCGTTTCGGGATTCACGGCGTACTTCTGGTGGAACCGTTCGAGCGGATCGCCGAACTGGAGAATGCCCTCGGTGTTGCCGTGGCGCGACATCCGAGCGTAATGCTTCGGGCACATGCCCTTAGTCTTCGCTGTTTGCTCGCATCCTGCGACGGAGCATGGAGGCTTAGCCTTGCGTCCGCACTTGCGCTTCTCGGTAACTGTGTTTATTGTGCCTTCAGCCATCGCGACTCCATTCGCTTTCGGTTAGGAACCCCGCACGCGAGCTGACTCATTGCTGTTGTGGTGCTGCCAATAAAATCCGTCGTAAATAATCTGCAACTTGCTCTAGCTCATCAGGAGTCGCATCATTTTTCAATGTGTTACAGCGTCGACAAAGTAGATCCACATTTCCTTTGACGTATCCGTTCATGGGTCGAATCCGATCAAGTGACGGAGCATGCGGCTGATAGCCCAATTCGTACACAAACGGTTTTCCGCAACACGGGCATTGCTCAGCAGGCACTCGAAGCCATTCACGGAGATAGGCAGCATCGATTGGCAGGCCCTTGGCGATAGCTCGCTCTTGAGCGAATCTAATTAATCTGGCCATCCTTCTGTGTGGCCTTGTTCTAGCCGCAAACGCCCATCGCTTGGCCGCTGCCTTATTGCCCTCAGGATTCGCTTTTCTTGCCAATCGCTTCAGTTCATTAGCTCTTGCTGGATTACGTTTACGATGCGCCGTCGTACGCCTGATCACTGCCTCACGATTGGCGAGATAGTATGCTCTGGCCGTTACCCGCCTTCTTTTCTTTCGTTCCTCTTCATCACTGCATCTCGTCTTGTCGCGCATTCATATACCATCTAGGCTTGCGTTGAAGCCCCAGTTAAAACTAACTCTATGGGGTTTCGTCTATCCGTGGCAGAGTTTCAGCGGATAGTCAACGACTCGTCACTCTTTCTGCCGCTTCCGACCACGCGGCTTGACGCTCGGCCCCCGGTCGACACCCTCTGCGTAGGCGGGCGGGCACTTCCGGACGGGATGGCCCAGGTAGGTTTCCGATTCATCGGCCTTCTTCTCCTCATCGCCGTCCGGCATTTACCAACATCCCAATCATGTCCAACGTCGTCATCAGGTCCCGGTACTTGGCCGCCTGCTCGGCGTGCTGTTCCCGCTCGGCGCGGGGGGCCTGGCGAAACTTCCGCATCTGGTCCTCGTGCAACAGCCGGAGAAGTTGTTTGCTGCCGAAGTGAACACTATGAACGTTTGAGAACATCCAGGGGCCATTGCGAGTTCAGAATGACGAGACGTGTATCACAAGATGTCGAGGTATGCTAGCGGTTACGAGGTCCCACCGTCAGGAGATCGTCGGCGCGGGAGGCGGCGAGGATGGGGGATCATCTCTTGCCTGTGCGGCACACGGCGTACCGCGATCATTCCGTAATGGCAGGGCTCTACGGAAACGTAGACCAGGGTATCGTCCGTGCCCGTCGTCATGCCGCCTCCTCGTCGTCTTCCAACTCTGGAGTCATGCCGAGGGCACGAAGATAGGTGTCGAGAATCGATTCCTGTTCGTCGCGTTCGCTGGCGTCCAGCTTCCGAAGCTTGATGATCTGACGGATCGCTTTGACATCAAGACCGTTCCCACGAGCTTCCAGATAAACATCGCGGATGTTCTGGGTAATTCCGGCCTTATCCTCCTCCAATCTCTCCACTCTTTCGACTACGCTGCGAAGTTGATCGACAGCAATACCGCCCACCGCGGTCGATTGCTCTTTATTGTTGGTTGTCATAATTTATCTCCTTGTTGTGGTTGTTGATTTCGTCTTCTGATTTGTTGCAATAGGTTTACTCTCGCTCTGTTGGCCCGTCTCCACTCCTCCGCCTTCATGTTTCGGCATGCTTTACAGCATCGATTGCCCTTACGATCCACGGCGAGATTCGCCCCAAAGAGTTGATGGCCGCGTTTGCAATGCGTTTTCTTCTTGGCATTGGCCGTAAGAGTTTCGTAGAGCAGCCCGCGTTCGGTATTCACCCGCATCGGGACGCAATCCAGATGGGCGGGATTCACACAACTCGGATTTCGACACAGGTGGTCTATCACGAAGTTTTCCGCGATTGGTTTGACGTGGTGTTGGTAGCTCCACCGATGTGCCAAAACCCGAGTATTTCCATCCCAAAACTGACCATATCCATCAGACATTCGGCAGCCGGCCCACACCCAGCAACCGAAAGGCGAAAGCTGTACCTTCGCAAAAAACCGGATAATAGGGGCAGCCTTGCGACGTGAATATACTCCCGAGGGCATCTCCTTAACTTTCCGCTCGCTTGATAATACTTCTCAGTTGGTCGACTGACTGACTGGTGTCGATCATGGTTTTCATGGTTCGGTTCCTTCCTTGCTTGTTATGGATTTAGAATGGGATGCTGTCCAAATCGTCGTTGTCTCCAGCCGATTGACTCGTGCCGGTCTCTGACACCGGACGCGAAGCCTCTTCCCGCTTCGGGTCGAGAAGCACCAAAACGGAATTGAACCCCTGGAGAATGATCTCGGTGGCATACTTCTCTTGCCCACTTTGATCGACCCACTTCCGGCTTTGTAGCTGACCGCGCAGATAGACTTTCGATCCCTTCCTCAGAA is a window of Fimbriiglobus ruber DNA encoding:
- a CDS encoding HNH endonuclease signature motif containing protein, whose translation is MPSGVYSRRKAAPIIRFFAKVQLSPFGCWVWAGCRMSDGYGQFWDGNTRVLAHRWSYQHHVKPIAENFVIDHLCRNPSCVNPAHLDCVPMRVNTERGLLYETLTANAKKKTHCKRGHQLFGANLAVDRKGNRCCKACRNMKAEEWRRANRARVNLLQQIRRRNQQPQQGDKL
- the ssb gene encoding single-stranded DNA-binding protein, whose product is MAGSINEATLLGNLGKDPDVRKTQEGKEIVTLSVATSESWRDKSTGERKERVEWHRVVIFNDALAGIARDFLRKGSKVYLRGQLQSRKWVDQSGQEKYATEIILQGFNSVLVLLDPKREEASRPVSETGTSQSAGDNDDLDSIPF
- a CDS encoding alpha/beta hydrolase family protein, producing the protein MKIQFNDAAFSFQLLRVLGSAASRQADVGEALATAQRIREGDFESWATEWSRTAARVEAIAETCVKAGRRVSAGEAYLRATNYFRAAEFFLHGTPSDPRVQELSGRSGWCFREGLRLCEIPHQFVDIPYEGTTLPGIFYPASGDRRPTLIAQTGFDGTIDGLMHWALAATRRGWHCLTFEGPGQGRVIRTQNLPFRPDWEHVISPVVDALVARPDVDASRVVLLGVSFGGYLAPRAAAFEKRLAACIANGGVLDFSGSRLPPGMTREQFATAVREHPDRVNTGMRKLAESNTAARWSQENGMYTFHASSPANWVGKLLDYDLTPVVEQITCPMLVIDVEHEDNFPGEARKLYDALSCPKTWLFFSEEEGAGDHCQTGSPTLAQQRIFDWIEETVDS
- the rpsU gene encoding 30S ribosomal protein S21, with the protein product MGLRMRVHDREPIGAALRRFKKLIERSGMKKEIRAHEYYEKPCEERSRKKSRKKSAIRKAVSGKPTKPERSF
- a CDS encoding WD40 repeat domain-containing protein, coding for MCSLFICGMAAADEEAVEKKLAASKSEFEKTIEKLRGGLLEELKKKAKAAQKSGDLSLLEKIEAETKAFEENAELPKLLPLLLLTKNYESDLRKAKSKLEAAYETAIKEHTMADQRASAKTIQQEYEKFKTSSVASQGGEDSAIEVRRLEGHSACTVMSAFSPDGKTLASSSEDGTVRIWDWLAGKSQKILEGHTAGVLFVAYSPDGKTLATASRDKTVILWNLAKGQKRAIINDHTGAVSGVVYSPDGRTLATASDDTLIILRNLDGKPRIKLKGHKQTAIAVAFSPDSKTLVSAGGDWGDAEKRGEVKAWNAANGKELWSVAGDFGGVWGVAFSPDAKSIAGACLDGSVRLWDAATGKELSMLKGHSDRVLWVAYTPSGKTLASASYDGTVRLWDVAVGKEKAVLKGHTDKLSRLAFSSDGRSLATTSNDQTIRIWQLGK
- a CDS encoding HNH endonuclease signature motif containing protein produces the protein MSRHGNTEGILQFGDPLERFHQKYAVNPETGCWEWACYRHPKGYGIMGIGKYTKVRAHRFAYERLVGPIPAGMQVCHKCDQRNCVNPAHLFLGTGFDNMQDMVKKGRFTPHGRRINWANATTIRVLYCRGRHSIEDLSWIYSLDEEQVRKIVKGESWMTPPT
- a CDS encoding DNA cytosine methyltransferase; this translates as MTETREITHFHLFCGLGGGAKGFNKGQARVGNVQAKFRCLGGIDSDPAAIADFNRLAGTSGTVLDLFSREQYVAFHGKEPPAEWREATSDDIHRAAGNERPHIVFLSAPCKGFSGLLSETRSKTGKYQALNGLTLRGIWLMLEAWKDDPVELLVFENVPRIASRGRQLLDRINALLRHYGYAVAETTHDCGELGGLAQSRKRFLLVARHQEKVPPFLYEPEKRSLRAVGDILGRMPLPGEGRGGPMHRVPSLQWKTWVRLAFVEAGSDWRSLNRLKVVDGKLADYLIVPEYRTGFLGVRSWDETCGTVQGQSLPTNGAFSVADPRIDGVRHNNIFRVTGWDEASQAITAGTGPTAGGLAVADPRTTDGDEVRFKNSYKVIRWEDPSRTITSGHSPSNGGYAVADPRSPGTSWGTKYHVAGWGTSTGTVISSDDHGAYAVADPRTGFADSTHHNVLRVTPWDEHARTVTGSNHPSGGALTVADPRCGLDRGKGDHYVTGGHYGVVPWEASSGAVSGSAGHDNGRWSVADPRLPDAADRLVVRIRSLDGTWHRPFTTMELAALQSLIDPEEVLELDGLSDGSWRERIGNAVPPEAAAAIAGVMGTTLLLAWSGQTFVLSSTPIWVRPVAVALSVQQAEVPA
- a CDS encoding carbohydrate-binding protein, with translation MRKRIIAASGTNRPVPTDVWMNPDSVARVEVSSEEPEHPVEAALLPGTGWRASRPGPQTIRLVFDGPQHIRRIRLRFLADAHTRTQGFVLRWVNTASEPREIVRQQWNFSAEGSTEELEDYRVDLPGVIELELVVTPDISGGDAHASLAEMRVA
- a CDS encoding DUF2312 domain-containing protein — its product is MTTNNKEQSTAVGGIAVDQLRSVVERVERLEEDKAGITQNIRDVYLEARGNGLDVKAIRQIIKLRKLDASERDEQESILDTYLRALGMTPELEDDEEAA